GCAGAAGAAGTTTATCATCGAGTCCGGTCTTTACAGCCTGATCTTTGGGGCGGCCAAGCAAGGTAACAACCCGGAAATTCAGGAAAAAGCAAAGCAGTTCAAGCGTTGGGTAACCCGCGAAGTGCTCCCGACGATCCGCAAACACGGTGGCTACCTAACGCCAGCGAAGATCGAAGAAGTGCTGCTCAACCCGGATACCATCATTGATCTTGCACAGCGGCTGAAACAGGCGAACGAAGAAAAAGCGAAGCTGACTGCGCAGATAGAAGCCGATAAGCCGAAAGTCATCTTCGCTGATTCGGTGGCCGCCAGTAAAACAAGTATCCTGATCGGCGATCTGGCGAAGATCCTGAAGCAAAACGGATATGACACTGGTCAAAAACGTCTATTCGCTCAGCTTCGGGATGAAGGTTATCTGATCAAACGTAAAGGCGCCGACTATAACATGCCGACGCAACGGGCAATGGAAGTGGGGCTGTTTGAAATCAAAGAGACTGTGGTCACCCACTCTGACGGTCACATTTCCATAAGCAAAACACCAAAGGTAACCGGCAAAGGGCAAATTTATTTTATTAACAAATATGCCGGGAGGGTCGAAGCATCATGAACACATCGTTTGACCAACTCCCCAACATCCTCACAGTCAAGCAAGTGGCCGAGATCATGGGCTGGCATCCCAACACGGTATATATCCGCTGTACGAGCGGAGAGCTGCCAAGCTTCAAAAGCGGCAACAGCCGTCGCATTCGCCGGGAAGCGTTTATTGAATGGATGGAGCGGCTTGAGAAAGCAGACACTTTCGCAATATTACGAACGGATGAAGTTGAAGAGGATCGCCTAAACACCTCACCCAGAAAGAAAGGAGGTTACCACCTTGCACGTGGTTGAGAAACGGCTGCTTGAGTTGGTGGGAATATCTTTCCAACGCCAGCTTACCGCTGCAGAACGTGACGACCTGCGATTCTGCCATCG
This sequence is a window from Brevibacillus composti. Protein-coding genes within it:
- a CDS encoding phage antirepressor, which encodes MNKQQIFNHSMFGDLPVIVVGGVEWFGATEVAKALTFAKPHDAITNHVDEDDSAVYGVIDSLGRTQQKKFIIESGLYSLIFGAAKQGNNPEIQEKAKQFKRWVTREVLPTIRKHGGYLTPAKIEEVLLNPDTIIDLAQRLKQANEEKAKLTAQIEADKPKVIFADSVAASKTSILIGDLAKILKQNGYDTGQKRLFAQLRDEGYLIKRKGADYNMPTQRAMEVGLFEIKETVVTHSDGHISISKTPKVTGKGQIYFINKYAGRVEAS
- a CDS encoding helix-turn-helix domain-containing protein, whose product is MNTSFDQLPNILTVKQVAEIMGWHPNTVYIRCTSGELPSFKSGNSRRIRREAFIEWMERLEKADTFAILRTDEVEEDRLNTSPRKKGGYHLARG